Proteins found in one Balaenoptera musculus isolate JJ_BM4_2016_0621 chromosome 4, mBalMus1.pri.v3, whole genome shotgun sequence genomic segment:
- the SERP1 gene encoding stress-associated endoplasmic reticulum protein 1: MVAKQRIRMANEKHSKNITQRGNVAKTSRNAPEEKASVGPWLLALFIFVVCGSAIFQIIQSIRMGM, encoded by the exons ATGGTCGCCAAGCAGCGGATCCGTATGGCCAACGAGAAGCACAGCAAGAACATCACCCAGCGCGGCAACGTCGCCAAGACCTCG AGAAATGCTCCCGAAGAGAAGGCGTCTGTAGGACCCTGGTTATTGGCtctcttcatttttgttgtttgtggttCTG CAATTTTCCAGATTATTCAAAGTATCAGGATGGGCATGTGA